A single window of Candidatus Microthrix subdominans DNA harbors:
- a CDS encoding magnesium transporter yields the protein MSSHRQLRRRSLAAGRRLVDLIGPTSDAARQSLTALGFNSTSSFVAGLILASALGTFQRYPTLLTLVPAAIGLRGNVMGGMGNRLSTAIHTGTFSVSLRGGTVMGQNVSASLALSSVLSFALAVIASVVGRAFGLEGNINLGQLAMVSIVGGVVASVLVLIATVGLAVLGVRRNWDLDNLVAPSVSTLGDVITVPMLYLASLALAWPRVLTTTIGWVLAVASVVWFVVALRSRLPVLSQVCRESAPILVVAAALSTMAGVVVTKQLDAFALVPTLFILAPAFVSSAGALGGILSSRLATKLHLGLADPDVVPGPEVRRDILTICAIGIPVFLYNAVGAQLLGRLTGQASPGLVPMIVGTLTAGVVVLAVVAALAYYGTIAAWRLEVDPDTYGTPTVTASMDFIGVVALVVAFSAFGWIATV from the coding sequence GTGTCCTCCCACCGACAGCTGCGCCGGCGCTCCCTGGCAGCCGGCCGTCGCCTGGTCGACCTCATCGGGCCGACCAGCGATGCGGCGCGCCAAAGCCTGACGGCGCTGGGGTTCAACTCCACCTCCAGCTTCGTCGCTGGTCTGATCCTGGCATCGGCGTTGGGGACCTTTCAGCGCTACCCCACCCTCCTCACCCTGGTGCCCGCCGCCATCGGCCTCCGCGGCAACGTCATGGGCGGCATGGGCAACCGGCTCTCAACGGCGATCCACACCGGCACCTTCTCGGTGTCGCTGCGGGGCGGCACGGTGATGGGCCAGAACGTCAGCGCGTCGCTGGCGCTGTCGTCGGTGCTGTCGTTCGCATTGGCGGTGATCGCCTCGGTGGTGGGGCGCGCCTTCGGGTTGGAGGGCAACATCAACCTGGGACAACTGGCGATGGTGTCGATCGTCGGTGGCGTCGTCGCCAGCGTGCTGGTGCTGATCGCCACCGTTGGCCTGGCGGTCCTGGGGGTTCGTCGCAACTGGGACCTCGACAATCTGGTTGCGCCCTCGGTGTCCACGCTGGGCGATGTCATCACTGTGCCCATGCTGTACCTGGCCAGCCTGGCCCTGGCCTGGCCGAGGGTGCTCACCACAACGATTGGCTGGGTGCTGGCGGTGGCGTCGGTGGTGTGGTTCGTCGTCGCGCTGCGCTCCCGCCTGCCGGTGCTCTCTCAGGTGTGTCGGGAGTCGGCCCCCATCCTCGTCGTGGCTGCGGCGCTGTCGACGATGGCCGGCGTGGTCGTCACCAAGCAGCTCGATGCGTTCGCTCTGGTGCCTACCCTGTTCATCCTGGCGCCGGCGTTCGTGTCCAGCGCCGGAGCATTGGGTGGCATCCTCAGCTCCCGGTTGGCGACCAAGTTGCACTTGGGCCTTGCCGATCCCGACGTGGTACCCGGACCCGAGGTCCGCCGCGACATCCTCACCATCTGCGCCATCGGCATCCCCGTCTTTCTCTACAACGCCGTCGGGGCCCAACTGCTCGGGCGCCTCACCGGCCAGGCCAGTCCGGGCCTGGTTCCCATGATCGTCGGCACGCTGACCGCCGGCGTCGTCGTCTTGGCCGTGGTGGCAGCGCTCGCCTACTACGGCACGATCGCGGCGTGGCGCCTCGAGGTCGATCCGGACACCTACGGAACGCCGACGGTCACTGCGTCGATGGACTTCATCGGTGTGGTGGCGCTCGTCGTCGCCTTCAGCGCGTTCGGTTGGATCGCCACCGTGTAA
- a CDS encoding ParA family protein, which translates to MKILALASMKGGVGKTSTAVNLAALAAGTGLRTLLWDLDPQGGATWSVGVDPEQMNAARTVVRGRRDVTRLARHTRVPGLVVLPADETLRSLDIAMSERRHPARVLSKTVDRLADAYDLVVVDTPPGLTVVMENLIELADLLLVPVEPTPLALRTLGQLQHFVGERSTNVPMAAFFSLLDERKVAQRHLHAEYRATDPVFVSTSIPHSTAVERMGAERLPTVITSPGALASRRYRTLWGEVAERLDLV; encoded by the coding sequence ATGAAAATATTGGCGTTGGCGTCGATGAAGGGCGGGGTAGGCAAGACCTCGACCGCGGTCAACCTGGCCGCCCTTGCGGCCGGCACCGGCCTGCGCACGCTGCTGTGGGATCTCGACCCGCAGGGGGGGGCCACCTGGTCGGTCGGGGTCGACCCGGAGCAGATGAACGCAGCGCGCACCGTGGTTCGCGGCCGGCGGGACGTCACTCGACTGGCCCGCCACACCCGGGTACCCGGCCTAGTCGTGCTGCCGGCGGACGAAACGCTGCGCAGCCTCGACATAGCCATGTCGGAGAGGCGCCACCCCGCCCGGGTGCTCTCCAAAACCGTCGACCGGCTGGCCGACGCCTACGACCTGGTCGTCGTCGACACCCCACCGGGGCTCACCGTCGTCATGGAGAACCTGATCGAGCTGGCCGACCTGCTGCTCGTGCCGGTGGAGCCCACCCCGCTGGCGTTACGAACCCTCGGCCAGCTGCAGCACTTCGTCGGCGAGCGCTCCACCAACGTGCCGATGGCTGCCTTCTTCTCGTTGCTCGACGAGCGCAAAGTGGCCCAGCGCCACCTCCACGCCGAGTACCGGGCGACCGATCCGGTCTTCGTGTCGACCTCGATCCCGCACTCCACCGCCGTCGAGCGGATGGGCGCCGAGCGTCTCCCCACCGTCATCACCTCCCCCGGCGCGCTCGCCTCCCGCCGGTACCGAACCCTGTGGGGCGAGGTGGCCGAACGGCTCGACCTGGTGTAG
- a CDS encoding sulfatase-like hydrolase/transferase, whose translation MPTPPQSDRRFLGPKRPNVLLVTFDQWRADHLGALGCPLPITPNVDALAAGGVTFAKHHTATAPCGPSRTSMLTGRYLMGHRVVNNGTPLTAELATLPRLMTDAGYDPVLFGYTDTTLDPRLLTANDPRRTSWEQPMPGFRAGAPTGDDVGVNVDTAATAWLEWLTERGHPFPDVWSAYGVEGLAEPSSALADHPAPYPAEFSPAAHLTAATIDYVRGRRHPWFAHVTYLQPHPPFVLPEEWFGHVDPADVEAPNRLADRAAESALHPLLAAFLAIPQLTEPDDWGNSRWRATYASMVAEVDDQFGRLLRAIEADGQADDTLVILTSDHGEQLGDHWLRHKLGWYPESFHVPLVMRWPAAQKASAGGPPTAGTVVESYTGHVDLLPTVLDAVALADGAKEGPLTTELGEQLDGHSLLGHLLGDPETPQRRAAYWEWDFRDPQHRIPEIALGLGLQECSLVARRDDEWLTVTFSGASRLPPLAFHLIEDPGCHVDRADDPDAAPALLAATRDTLAWRLRNTRGLLVNRLAR comes from the coding sequence GTGCCGACGCCCCCGCAGTCCGATCGCCGCTTCCTCGGGCCGAAGCGACCCAACGTCTTGTTGGTCACCTTCGACCAGTGGCGCGCCGACCACCTGGGAGCGCTCGGGTGCCCGCTGCCCATCACCCCCAACGTCGATGCCCTGGCCGCCGGCGGAGTGACCTTTGCCAAGCACCACACGGCGACCGCACCCTGCGGCCCCAGCCGCACCTCGATGCTCACCGGCCGCTACCTGATGGGGCACCGGGTGGTGAACAACGGCACCCCGCTCACCGCAGAGCTGGCGACCCTCCCCCGCCTGATGACCGACGCCGGCTACGACCCGGTGCTGTTCGGCTACACCGACACCACCCTCGACCCCCGCCTGCTGACCGCCAACGACCCCCGACGTACCAGCTGGGAGCAGCCGATGCCGGGCTTCCGGGCGGGCGCTCCCACCGGCGACGACGTCGGCGTCAACGTCGACACCGCCGCCACCGCCTGGCTGGAGTGGTTGACCGAGCGCGGGCACCCGTTCCCCGACGTGTGGTCGGCCTACGGGGTGGAAGGCCTGGCCGAGCCGTCGTCCGCGCTCGCCGATCATCCCGCCCCCTACCCGGCCGAGTTCTCGCCCGCCGCCCACCTCACCGCAGCGACGATCGACTACGTGCGGGGCCGCCGCCATCCCTGGTTCGCCCACGTCACCTACCTGCAGCCCCACCCACCGTTCGTGCTGCCCGAGGAGTGGTTCGGCCACGTCGATCCGGCCGATGTCGAAGCGCCCAACCGCCTTGCCGACCGCGCCGCCGAGTCGGCGCTCCACCCGCTGTTGGCGGCTTTTCTCGCAATCCCGCAGCTGACCGAGCCCGATGACTGGGGCAACTCCCGTTGGCGCGCCACCTACGCCTCGATGGTTGCGGAGGTCGACGACCAGTTCGGGCGGCTGCTGCGGGCCATCGAGGCCGACGGCCAGGCCGACGACACGCTGGTGATCCTCACCTCCGATCATGGGGAACAGCTGGGAGACCACTGGCTGCGCCACAAGCTGGGCTGGTATCCGGAGAGCTTCCACGTGCCGCTGGTCATGCGCTGGCCGGCGGCGCAGAAGGCGAGCGCAGGCGGGCCACCGACCGCCGGAACGGTCGTCGAGTCCTACACCGGCCACGTCGATCTGCTGCCCACGGTGCTCGACGCCGTGGCGCTGGCCGATGGAGCCAAGGAAGGCCCGCTCACCACAGAGCTCGGCGAGCAGTTGGACGGGCACTCGCTGCTCGGACACCTTCTCGGCGACCCGGAGACGCCGCAGCGCCGTGCCGCCTACTGGGAATGGGACTTCCGCGATCCGCAGCACCGGATACCCGAAATTGCGTTGGGGTTGGGCCTCCAGGAATGCTCGCTCGTCGCCCGGCGAGACGACGAGTGGCTCACCGTTACCTTCTCCGGAGCCTCCCGCCTGCCCCCGTTGGCCTTTCACCTCATCGAGGATCCCGGCTGCCATGTCGACCGCGCCGACGACCCCGACGCCGCCCCGGCGCTGCTGGCAGCCACTCGAGACACGCTCGCTTGGCGACTCCGCAACACTCGCGGCCTCCTGGTCAACCGGCTCGCCCGCTGA